Proteins from one Hoplias malabaricus isolate fHopMal1 chromosome 2, fHopMal1.hap1, whole genome shotgun sequence genomic window:
- the c9 gene encoding complement component C9 encodes MRALAILFLFCLLQQAVGMGFGDFMQRTRRKTREADSPAPIDCKMTAWSQWGPCDPCTKTKHRSRGIEVFGQFGGQKCIESIAEKMLCTPTTECVEDPPPVCKGLQFQCGSGLCINKRLQCNGDDDCGDFSDEEDCEKVRPACGDIPVRESDIGRVAGYGINILGSGPRMNPFNNKVYNGMCDRVKDPSTLEYNRVPWNVAVLHFETLVEESSSKEVYQDTHSLIRELTKETTSKFSLGLSFKFTPTESSTQSSTQSSSPSKVSVSGASGGFNVDTEKTDMVKTISEYSQTKGKSFVRVKGKVQLGTYRMRSRNLEVSEIFLDDVDALPVAYEKGQYYGFLEDYGTHYTKNGRAGGEYDLVYVLNNDVITEKQVTEVMLKDCLKFGINAKFEIDSTIGKFEPDINTTPKDKCETITDKTTDGGGEKKAVIDKVLSSVKGGSPQSAAAMKSQLSKDGILDWQHYAEWARTLGQLPALIYSDPEPIYNAIPLSFPEAQPRRENLMRALNEYIAEYSVCKCQPCHNGGTVALIDGECVCLCPLQYEGIACQIIRSDLMKDKSKPVQQEGSWSCWSAWSSCNTGRITRNRTCNTGGIEGAICKGDTTNEDYC; translated from the exons ATGAGGGCTTTAgccattctgtttttattttgcttgCTTCAACAAGCTGTTGGAATGGGTTTTGGAGATTTTAT GCAAAGAACCAGAAGGAAGACCAGAGAGGCTGATTCTCCAGCACCCATTGACTGCAAAATGACTGCTTGGTCTCAGTGGGGACCCTGTGACCCTTGCACTAAAACAAAG catcgTTCCAGGGGTATTGAAGTGTTTGGGCAATTTGGAGGCCAAAAATGTATAGAGTCCATTGCAGAAAAAATGCTCTGTACACCAACGACTGAGTGTGTTGAAGATCCTCCACCTGTCTGCAAAGGCCTTCAGTTCCAGTGTGGATCAG GTTTGTGTATTAACAAACGTCTGCAATGCAACGGAGACGATGATTGTGGGGACTTTTCTGATGAGGAAGATTGTGAAAAGGTCCGTCCTGCATGTGGCGACATCCCTGTGAGAGAGTCGGACATTGGCCGGGTTGCTGGATATGG CATCAACATTCTGGGTTCTGGTCCTCGCATGAACCCATTTAATAACAAAGTTTATAACGGAATGTGTGACCGTGTCAAAGACCCATCCACTCTAGAGTACAACAGAGTACCATGGAACGTAGCGGTCCTGCACTTTGAA ACTCTAGTAGAGGAGTCCAGTTCTAAAGAGGTCTATCAAGACACTCACTCCTTGATTAGAGAGCTGACAAAGGAAACCACTTCCAAATTCTCGCTTGGACTGTCCTTCAAGTTCACACCCACAGAGTCATCTACTCAGTCATCTACTCAGTCATCTAGTCCGAGTAAAGTATCTGTCTCGGGTGCCTCAGGTGGTTTCAATGTGGACACTGAGAAGACAGACATGGTCAAAACCATCTCAGAATACAGCCAAACTAAG GGTAAATCATTTGTCAGGGTAAAGGGCAAAGTGCAACTAGGCACCTACAGGATGAGGTCACGAAACTTGGAGGTCTCAGAGATATTCCTTGATGATGTGGATGCACTGCCTGTTGCATACGAAAAAGGCCAGTATTATGGCTTCCTGGAGGACTATGGaacacattacaccaaaaaTGGAAGAGCTGGGGGAGAATATGACCTTGTATATGTGCTCAACAATGATGTAATTACTGAAAAGC AGGTGACAGAGGTCATGCTGAAGGATTGCTTAAAATTTGGTATTAATGCTAAATTTGAGATTGATAGTACTATTGGAAAGTTTGAGCCAGATATAAATACTACGCCAAAAGACAAATGTGAAACAATTACAGACAAGACTACAG ATGGTGGTGGTGAAAAGAAAGCTGTGATTGATAAGGTATTAAGCTCAGTGAAGGGAGGCTCTCCACAGTCAGCTGCAGCCATGAAGTCCCAGCTCAGTAAAGATGGCATTCTGGACTGGCAACACTATGCGGAGTGGGCAAGGACATTGGGACAGCTGCCTGCCCTCATTTACAGCGAT CCTGAACCAATCTACAACGCAATTCCTCTGAGTTTCCCGGAGGCTCAGCCCAGGAGAGAGAACCTGATGAGAGCACTGAATGAGTATATAGCAgagtacagtgtgtgtaaatgccaGCCTTGCCATAATGGAGGGACAGTGGCCCTGATAGATGGAGAGTGTGTCTGCTTATGTCCACTGCAATATGAAGGCATTGCGTGCCAAATCATACGTAGTGACCTAATGAAAG ATAAGAGCAAACCAGTTCAACAGGAGGGCAGCTGGTCCTGCTGGTCAGCCTGGTCCAGCTGCAATACTGGACGTATCACTCGTAATCGCACCTGCAATACTGGTGGCATTGAAGGAGCCATATGCAAAGGAGACA